The Desulfobacterales bacterium genome window below encodes:
- the gltX gene encoding glutamate--tRNA ligase translates to MQIESTNDLIVTRFPPSPTGFLHVGNARTAIFNWLYARRMQGKFVLRIEDTDTERSNQQAIDAIFEALEWLGIDWDEGPYYQTKRLDIYHQYLDRLIDSGHAYYCTCSPEEIEAMRKKAMASGGKPKYDGTCRNKGLPKTPQAVIRLKAPLSGTTVVEDVIKGNIVFQNDELDDFIVCRSDGIPTYNFAVVIDDMTMQINTVIRGDDHVMNTPKQILLYKALDCPLPVYGHVPMVLGTDKSRFSKRHGAVSVSAYRDLGYLPDAMLNYLVRLGWSHGDQEFFTRQELIDVFDLEHIGKSAGVFDAEKLLALNADHIRATPAEELVEALKPFLRRYKTTVEDNNLLLKVIETLHARSRTLDEMAQSALFYFADDIEYEEKAAKKFLKPTVLEALQLLLAQFERLDTFSEENLESAFKAVMEQTGLKLGKIAQPVRVALTGRTASPGIFEVAAIIGKDKVIARLKKAIQFIQDREE, encoded by the coding sequence ATGCAAATCGAATCAACAAATGATCTGATCGTGACGCGCTTCCCCCCCAGCCCGACCGGCTTCCTGCATGTCGGTAATGCACGCACCGCCATTTTTAACTGGCTGTACGCCCGTCGTATGCAAGGAAAATTTGTTTTGCGCATCGAAGACACAGATACCGAACGCTCCAACCAGCAGGCCATCGATGCCATTTTCGAGGCCCTCGAGTGGCTGGGCATCGATTGGGATGAAGGCCCTTATTATCAAACCAAACGGCTTGATATTTATCACCAATATTTGGACCGTCTGATCGATTCGGGCCATGCATATTACTGCACCTGTTCACCAGAAGAAATTGAGGCCATGCGAAAAAAGGCAATGGCCAGCGGCGGCAAACCCAAGTATGACGGCACCTGCCGCAATAAAGGCCTGCCGAAAACACCGCAGGCCGTGATACGACTGAAAGCGCCCCTAAGCGGCACTACTGTGGTTGAAGATGTTATCAAGGGCAATATCGTTTTTCAAAATGATGAACTGGATGACTTTATCGTGTGCCGCAGCGACGGTATTCCAACTTATAACTTCGCGGTGGTCATCGACGATATGACCATGCAGATCAATACGGTTATCCGCGGCGATGATCACGTCATGAATACGCCCAAACAAATCCTGCTTTACAAAGCGCTGGATTGCCCCTTGCCGGTTTACGGCCATGTACCCATGGTGCTGGGCACCGACAAAAGCCGTTTCAGCAAACGCCATGGCGCCGTATCCGTATCGGCCTACCGCGATTTGGGCTACCTGCCGGATGCCATGCTCAACTACCTGGTTCGACTGGGCTGGTCACACGGGGATCAGGAATTTTTTACCCGCCAGGAGCTGATCGACGTGTTTGACCTGGAGCATATCGGAAAATCCGCCGGGGTTTTTGATGCTGAAAAGCTTTTGGCACTGAATGCCGACCATATTCGGGCCACACCCGCTGAGGAACTCGTGGAAGCCCTTAAACCGTTTCTAAGGCGTTACAAGACAACCGTTGAGGACAACAACCTTCTACTAAAGGTCATCGAGACCCTGCACGCCCGCAGCAGAACCCTGGACGAAATGGCGCAAAGCGCTTTGTTTTATTTTGCAGATGACATTGAATATGAGGAAAAGGCAGCTAAAAAATTTTTAAAGCCAACGGTGCTCGAAGCCCTGCAATTGCTGTTGGCGCAGTTTGAGCGCCTGGACACTTTTTCCGAAGAAAATCTGGAATCGGCTTTTAAAGCCGTCATGGAGCAGACCGGCCTGAAGCTGGGTAAAATCGCCCAGCCCGTGCGGGTGGCCCTGACCGGTCGAACCGCCAGTCCCGGCATTTTCGAAGTGGCCGCCATCATCGGCAAAGACAAGGTTATTGCAAGGCTGAAAAAGGCTATCCAGTTTATTCAGGATAGAGAAGAATAG
- the rpmF gene encoding 50S ribosomal protein L32: protein MAVPKRKKSKSKRDKRRTHQKLSAPNLSSCPECGEATQPHHACPSCGYYKGRKVVETEED from the coding sequence ATGGCGGTACCAAAACGTAAAAAATCCAAGTCAAAGCGCGATAAGCGTCGGACCCACCAGAAACTTAGCGCGCCGAATCTGTCTTCCTGTCCGGAATGTGGTGAAGCCACCCAGCCTCACCATGCCTGCCCCAGTTGCGGATATTACAAAGGCCGTAAGGTTGTCGAGACCGAAGAAGACTAA
- a CDS encoding acyl-CoA dehydrogenase family protein yields MTSTKTSNNSDLYGLDLESRQMVLDTVGQLKKRLLTPEKISEFDREEIFPEDTIREMLGPEIGLQLLMIPEEYGGLGGGARDSCAITREMAKICLGITTAFFAIQLGADPIIVGGTKEQKQKWLGKIAAGDALVAYAVTEPDAGSNVASIKTKAEPVTDESGNITGYKINGTKQFISTGGYAEFITLLANTPEGATFFIIEKDTEGYERGKGEEKHGIRASNTSPLTFTDVIAPVENIIGGVTGEGLKQASKVFGYTRLMVASMALGGGEAALDIVLPYAQERIQFKTPLSEKQGYTHKLVVPHAVRLAAAATYIDEVATRLDAGEQGLEVEGSIAKLFATEVANKAADDAMQALGGYGYITEYGVEKIKRDVKITCIYEGTSEIQQNIISTFRWKTTRKSKGAFYDGIAEEMDQLESQNNEAGCRTIALAARALNKSIFLVNDNRLTREQTIMFALADMMQYVEVAASFARQAVVLTGENHAQAEKTRVFSRIFANEIAQLTSGNILKILYGSGIFDAEQSANFLSEISHAKLAESYHNIIADMDRAADIIFNR; encoded by the coding sequence ATGACTTCAACAAAGACATCAAACAACAGCGATCTATATGGACTGGACCTGGAATCTCGGCAAATGGTCCTGGATACGGTCGGGCAACTCAAAAAGCGGCTTTTGACGCCTGAAAAAATTTCTGAATTCGATCGGGAAGAAATTTTTCCCGAAGACACCATTCGTGAAATGCTCGGCCCGGAAATCGGGCTTCAGCTGCTCATGATTCCCGAAGAATATGGGGGACTGGGCGGCGGCGCCCGTGACAGCTGTGCCATTACCAGAGAAATGGCCAAAATATGCCTGGGTATTACCACCGCCTTCTTTGCCATTCAATTAGGGGCAGATCCCATTATCGTGGGGGGCACCAAAGAGCAAAAACAAAAATGGCTGGGTAAAATCGCAGCTGGGGACGCCCTGGTGGCTTATGCGGTTACCGAACCCGATGCCGGCAGCAATGTGGCTTCAATCAAGACCAAAGCCGAACCGGTCACGGATGAAAGCGGCAACATCACCGGCTACAAGATAAACGGTACCAAGCAATTTATCTCTACCGGCGGTTATGCAGAATTTATAACCCTGCTGGCCAATACCCCCGAAGGCGCAACCTTTTTTATTATTGAAAAGGACACCGAAGGCTATGAGCGGGGCAAAGGCGAAGAAAAACATGGTATTCGGGCCTCGAACACCTCACCGTTGACTTTTACCGATGTAATTGCACCGGTTGAAAATATCATTGGCGGCGTGACAGGAGAGGGGCTCAAGCAGGCCAGCAAGGTATTCGGCTATACCCGTCTGATGGTGGCCTCTATGGCGTTAGGCGGCGGCGAAGCGGCCCTGGATATCGTTTTGCCCTATGCCCAGGAACGTATTCAGTTTAAAACACCGCTTTCAGAAAAGCAGGGCTACACCCACAAACTGGTGGTGCCGCATGCGGTACGTCTTGCCGCTGCAGCCACCTATATCGATGAAGTGGCCACCAGATTGGATGCAGGTGAACAGGGCCTTGAGGTGGAGGGCTCTATTGCCAAACTGTTTGCTACCGAGGTGGCCAACAAAGCGGCTGATGATGCCATGCAAGCCTTGGGCGGATATGGCTATATTACCGAATACGGTGTCGAGAAAATCAAGCGTGATGTCAAAATTACCTGCATTTACGAAGGCACAAGCGAAATCCAGCAAAATATCATCAGTACCTTTCGCTGGAAGACAACGCGTAAATCAAAAGGTGCCTTTTACGATGGCATTGCCGAAGAAATGGATCAGCTCGAATCCCAAAACAATGAAGCCGGCTGCCGCACCATTGCTCTGGCAGCTCGGGCCCTTAATAAATCCATCTTTTTGGTCAATGACAACCGGCTGACCCGTGAGCAGACCATTATGTTTGCCTTGGCGGATATGATGCAATATGTCGAAGTCGCCGCCAGTTTTGCACGACAGGCGGTGGTTTTAACCGGGGAAAACCATGCCCAAGCCGAAAAAACTCGCGTTTTTTCACGTATATTTGCCAATGAAATTGCGCAGCTGACATCCGGCAATATTTTAAAGATTCTGTACGGCTCCGGTATTTTTGACGCCGAGCAGTCGGCAAATTTCCTGTCAGAAATATCGCACGCTAAACTGGCAGAGAGCTATCACAATATCATTGCTGACATGGACCGTGCAGCGGATATTATTTTTAATCGTTAA
- the fabG gene encoding 3-oxoacyl-[acyl-carrier-protein] reductase, with amino-acid sequence MRFENKVVMVTGGAAGIGQVTAENFAKEGAKVAICDVNTEAGEAAAKALGPEASFAQVDVANSASVSDWVEAVMGQYGQIDVLVNNAGITRDGLIMRMKEEDWDVVISVNLKSAFNCIKAVSKIMVKQRMGRIINLASVVGVMGNPGQANYVASKAGMIGLTKTVAKELGSRGVTVNAVAPGFIETDMTAVLSEKAREAMLSIIPLQRAGTPQDVAEAITFLASDNAAYITGQVLHVTGGMYM; translated from the coding sequence TTGCGATTCGAAAACAAAGTGGTCATGGTAACCGGAGGGGCGGCTGGGATCGGACAGGTAACAGCTGAAAATTTTGCCAAGGAGGGCGCCAAGGTGGCGATCTGCGATGTCAACACCGAGGCCGGTGAAGCTGCTGCCAAAGCATTGGGTCCCGAAGCCTCTTTTGCGCAGGTAGATGTTGCCAACAGCGCATCGGTGTCCGACTGGGTGGAGGCGGTGATGGGCCAATACGGGCAGATTGATGTGCTGGTCAACAATGCCGGTATCACCCGCGATGGCCTGATTATGCGCATGAAAGAAGAAGACTGGGATGTAGTGATCAGTGTTAACCTGAAAAGCGCGTTCAATTGTATCAAGGCGGTGTCCAAAATTATGGTCAAGCAGCGAATGGGCCGCATCATTAATTTGGCTTCGGTCGTGGGCGTCATGGGCAATCCCGGCCAGGCCAATTATGTGGCTTCAAAAGCCGGTATGATCGGTCTGACCAAAACCGTTGCCAAAGAACTCGGATCAAGGGGAGTTACGGTAAATGCGGTTGCCCCTGGTTTTATTGAAACCGATATGACCGCCGTTTTGTCAGAAAAAGCCCGCGAGGCGATGCTCAGTATCATCCCGCTGCAAAGAGCCGGTACGCCTCAGGATGTCGCCGAAGCCATTACGTTTCTGGCTTCCGATAATGCGGCGTATATTACGGGGCAGGTACTTCACGTCACTGGCGGAATGTACATGTAA
- the acpP gene encoding acyl carrier protein, with protein MSVEERVKKIIAEKLSVELEEVVPEASFVDDLGADSLDLVELIMSMEEEFDTDISDEDAEQITTVKDAIAYVNKQ; from the coding sequence ATGTCTGTTGAGGAGAGAGTCAAAAAGATCATTGCCGAAAAACTGAGTGTTGAATTGGAAGAAGTCGTTCCTGAGGCGTCATTTGTTGATGATTTAGGAGCCGATTCACTCGATCTGGTTGAGTTAATTATGTCAATGGAAGAAGAGTTTGACACCGATATCTCGGACGAGGATGCCGAGCAAATAACTACGGTTAAAGATGCCATTGCCTATGTCAACAAGCAGTAG
- the fabF gene encoding beta-ketoacyl-ACP synthase II has product MQRRVVITGMGLVTPIGIGVEDSWSALCAGKSGIGEITRFDASNYLTRIAGEVKGFNAEDFIPKKEAKRNELFISYAMAATRMAMEDSGLKIDSSNADRIGVVTGCGLGGLGIMEDTILNVATKGPRRVSPFFIPMMIGNMAPGMISIHFGAKGPNLSLATACAAGAHAVGDSFKMVQNGMADAMITGGTEAVVSKTAVAGFNAMKALSTRNDEPQKASRPFDRDRDGFVIGEGCGILILESLDFALERGATIHAEMAGFGLTGDGYHITSPCPDGDGAVRCMQAALDDAGMAPDEVDYINAHGTSTELNDLYETRAVKAVFKDHAYKLAMSSTKSMTGHLLGGAGGIETVFSVLSVNRDEIPPTINYENPAEECDLDYVPNTARQTTVNAAMTNSFGFGGTNATLILKKYSD; this is encoded by the coding sequence TTGCAAAGGCGAGTTGTCATAACAGGAATGGGGCTGGTGACCCCAATCGGAATTGGTGTCGAGGACAGCTGGTCGGCACTCTGTGCCGGAAAATCGGGTATCGGTGAGATCACCCGATTTGACGCGTCAAATTATCTGACTCGAATCGCCGGCGAAGTCAAGGGTTTTAACGCGGAAGACTTTATTCCGAAAAAAGAGGCCAAGCGAAACGAGCTGTTTATTTCATATGCCATGGCGGCAACACGAATGGCAATGGAAGACTCCGGCTTGAAAATAGACAGCTCCAATGCAGATCGCATCGGGGTTGTCACCGGCTGCGGTTTGGGCGGTCTCGGAATCATGGAAGATACGATTTTAAATGTCGCCACCAAAGGCCCCAGACGGGTGAGCCCGTTCTTTATCCCGATGATGATCGGTAATATGGCGCCGGGCATGATATCCATTCATTTTGGTGCCAAAGGCCCGAACCTATCGCTGGCAACCGCCTGCGCCGCCGGAGCCCATGCGGTGGGTGACTCCTTCAAAATGGTTCAAAATGGCATGGCAGACGCCATGATCACCGGTGGCACCGAAGCAGTTGTATCCAAGACTGCGGTTGCCGGCTTCAATGCCATGAAGGCCCTTTCGACTCGCAATGATGAACCCCAAAAAGCTTCACGACCGTTTGATCGTGATCGAGACGGGTTTGTCATTGGTGAAGGCTGCGGCATTTTGATATTGGAATCTTTAGATTTTGCGTTGGAAAGAGGCGCCACCATTCATGCTGAGATGGCGGGATTCGGGCTAACCGGAGATGGCTACCACATTACCTCACCATGCCCGGATGGCGACGGTGCGGTAAGGTGCATGCAGGCGGCATTAGATGATGCCGGTATGGCCCCCGATGAGGTGGACTATATAAATGCCCATGGCACCTCCACTGAACTAAACGACTTGTATGAAACCCGGGCGGTTAAAGCGGTATTTAAAGACCATGCCTATAAATTGGCGATGAGTTCCACAAAATCAATGACCGGCCATCTATTGGGCGGCGCTGGTGGCATTGAAACGGTGTTCAGCGTTTTGAGCGTTAATCGTGATGAGATTCCACCGACGATAAATTATGAGAACCCGGCAGAAGAATGTGATCTGGACTATGTGCCCAACACCGCGCGTCAGACGACAGTCAATGCGGCCATGACCAATTCGTTTGGGTTCGGTGGAACAAATGCCACTTTGATCTTGAAAAAATATTCCGATTAG
- a CDS encoding cytidine/deoxycytidylate deaminase family protein has translation MAADDSRPSWENYFMDIAMLVARRSTCLRRAVGAIIVKDKRILSTGYNGAPTGVRHCEEVGCLREKLGIESGKMHELCRGIHAEQNAIIQAAYHGVSLKGASVFCTNLPCSICAKMIINAGIDKIYYHAGYADDISKDMLEEANIELIHLDTKPQGEES, from the coding sequence ATGGCAGCCGATGATTCTCGACCTTCATGGGAAAATTACTTTATGGATATCGCGATGCTGGTTGCACGGCGCTCAACTTGCCTTCGACGAGCGGTTGGTGCCATTATCGTTAAGGATAAACGCATCCTGTCAACCGGTTACAATGGGGCCCCGACCGGTGTTCGTCATTGTGAAGAAGTGGGCTGTTTGCGCGAAAAATTAGGGATTGAATCCGGCAAAATGCACGAGTTGTGCCGTGGCATCCATGCGGAGCAAAATGCAATTATTCAAGCAGCTTATCATGGGGTCTCTTTGAAAGGCGCCAGTGTATTTTGCACCAATTTACCCTGTTCAATATGTGCAAAGATGATCATTAATGCGGGGATAGATAAAATATATTATCACGCCGGTTATGCGGATGATATATCAAAGGACATGCTGGAAGAAGCCAACATAGAGCTGATTCACCTTGACACCAAACCGCAGGGGGAAGAATCATGA
- the nrdR gene encoding transcriptional regulator NrdR: MKCPYCGEIDNKVIDSRLSKDASVIRRRRECIVCTRRFTTYEHIEEIPIMIIKKDGRREVFNRDKVRSGLKKACQKRNISINVIEEFIDDLERDLRETGEKEIPASFLGEKIMTMLHDLDDVAYVRFASVYREFKDVNDFVSELKTLLSNQKTEDK, from the coding sequence ATGAAGTGTCCATATTGTGGTGAAATCGACAACAAAGTCATTGATTCGAGATTGAGCAAAGATGCCAGTGTTATCCGCCGGCGCCGAGAATGTATTGTGTGCACGCGTCGGTTCACAACGTATGAGCACATTGAAGAAATCCCGATTATGATTATCAAAAAAGATGGCCGGCGTGAAGTATTTAACCGCGATAAGGTCCGGTCCGGCCTCAAAAAAGCGTGCCAAAAGCGAAACATCAGCATCAACGTGATCGAAGAATTTATCGACGATCTCGAACGGGATCTCAGGGAAACGGGTGAAAAAGAAATACCAGCTTCCTTTCTCGGAGAGAAAATAATGACAATGCTGCATGACCTGGACGATGTCGCATATGTTCGCTTTGCCTCGGTCTATCGTGAATTTAAAGATGTTAATGACTTTGTTTCTGAGTTGAAAACCCTGCTCAGCAACCAGAAGACAGAAGATAAATAA
- the ribD gene encoding bifunctional diaminohydroxyphosphoribosylaminopyrimidine deaminase/5-amino-6-(5-phosphoribosylamino)uracil reductase RibD codes for MEHEHFMRMALKLAKKGQGYTSPNPMVGAVIVKNGQIVGRGYHRAVGQAHAEVNAIEDAGVKAKGATLYVNLEPCNHTGRTPPCTRKILDAGIRRVIVAMADPHTKARGGASFLRQHGIEVQVGVCEKQAVRLNEVFIKFVSTGRPFVILKCAATLDGRIATRTGDSKWVTGEKARRFVHRLRHAIDAIMVGIGTIQADNPSLTTRLGTPKGVDPVRIVLDTHLSISPDAQVLALDSDAETIVVAGRAAAREKSKHIPKARVRVIEQPLKGGQIDLSSMMDWLGSEGITSLLIEGGSCVLASALNSGIVDKVLFFYAPKILGGDDGFPICRGAGPALMKDSIQLDHIRVQRFADDVMIEGYIR; via the coding sequence ATGGAACACGAACATTTTATGCGAATGGCCTTGAAACTCGCCAAGAAGGGACAAGGCTACACGTCACCGAATCCGATGGTTGGCGCAGTGATCGTCAAAAATGGTCAGATCGTCGGCCGCGGATACCATCGGGCGGTGGGGCAGGCGCATGCCGAGGTAAACGCCATTGAAGATGCCGGCGTAAAAGCCAAGGGTGCCACCCTGTATGTCAATTTAGAGCCCTGCAATCACACGGGTCGGACGCCGCCATGCACACGCAAAATTCTTGATGCCGGTATCCGCCGGGTTATAGTGGCCATGGCCGATCCGCATACCAAGGCCAGAGGCGGCGCATCGTTTTTAAGGCAGCATGGCATTGAAGTGCAGGTAGGTGTTTGTGAAAAGCAGGCTGTTCGGCTGAATGAGGTGTTCATTAAATTTGTCAGTACGGGACGGCCGTTTGTCATATTAAAGTGTGCTGCTACTTTGGATGGGCGCATCGCAACGCGCACCGGTGACTCGAAGTGGGTTACGGGGGAAAAGGCGCGCAGATTCGTGCACCGGTTGCGGCATGCAATTGATGCCATTATGGTGGGAATTGGCACCATCCAGGCCGATAACCCGAGTTTGACCACGCGTTTAGGTACCCCAAAAGGTGTCGATCCGGTTAGAATCGTCCTCGATACGCACCTGTCCATATCTCCAGACGCGCAGGTCTTGGCACTGGATTCCGATGCGGAAACCATTGTCGTTGCCGGACGAGCTGCAGCCCGAGAAAAAAGCAAACACATCCCAAAAGCCCGGGTGCGTGTTATCGAGCAGCCGCTCAAAGGCGGCCAAATTGATCTTTCGTCAATGATGGATTGGTTGGGGTCTGAGGGTATCACCAGTCTTTTAATTGAGGGCGGCAGTTGCGTGCTGGCGTCGGCACTGAATAGCGGTATTGTCGATAAGGTCCTCTTTTTTTATGCACCCAAAATTTTGGGTGGAGATGACGGCTTTCCGATATGCCGTGGAGCGGGGCCGGCATTGATGAAAGACAGCATTCAACTCGATCACATTCGTGTTCAGCGCTTTGCTGACGATGTCATGATAGAAGGATATATCCGCTAG
- a CDS encoding riboflavin synthase: protein MFTGIIEGLGTISAIRPAGQGKRLSIKADFALDQTKIGDSIAVNGACLTVVKISAKQFEVDLSPETLAISTFGKAKQGDRLNLERAMRLSDRIDGHLVSGHIDGIGVIKQREKMGNAIIITFAVPETLARYMIHKGSVAVDGVSLTINTCDPNGFTVSIIPHTASIATVGIKQTGEAVNIETDMIGKYVEQFTRSNDQTKTASVIDKEFLAKSGYL from the coding sequence ATGTTTACCGGAATAATTGAAGGTTTGGGTACCATCAGCGCAATACGACCCGCAGGTCAGGGAAAACGCCTTTCGATTAAGGCTGATTTTGCTCTTGATCAAACCAAAATTGGTGACAGCATTGCGGTCAACGGCGCCTGCCTGACAGTGGTTAAAATCAGTGCGAAACAATTTGAGGTGGATCTGTCCCCCGAAACTCTGGCAATTTCCACTTTCGGCAAAGCTAAGCAGGGTGACCGCCTAAATCTTGAGCGCGCCATGCGCCTGTCCGACCGCATTGACGGGCATCTGGTTTCAGGACATATTGATGGTATCGGCGTCATCAAGCAGCGGGAGAAAATGGGAAATGCCATTATCATAACTTTTGCGGTGCCGGAAACACTGGCGCGTTACATGATCCATAAAGGATCCGTTGCCGTCGATGGGGTCAGTTTGACCATCAACACCTGCGATCCAAATGGTTTTACGGTCAGTATCATTCCGCATACTGCCAGCATAGCGACTGTTGGCATAAAACAAACGGGGGAGGCAGTTAATATCGAAACCGATATGATTGGCAAATACGTCGAACAATTTACCCGGAGCAATGATCAAACAAAGACCGCTTCGGTCATTGACAAGGAATTTTTAGCCAAATCAGGATATTTGTAG
- a CDS encoding bifunctional 3,4-dihydroxy-2-butanone-4-phosphate synthase/GTP cyclohydrolase II, whose protein sequence is MPHLKIEKAIQDIQDGKMVILVDDEDRENEGDLCMAAEKVTPEAINFMAKYGRGLICLAMTPEKCDSLDLPPMVDNNQSPFGTGFTVSIEARCGVSTGISAHDRATTILTAVAADCQPRDLVRPGHIFPLRAKAGGVIVRAGQTEGSVDLARLAGLTSAGVICEVMDDDGTMARMPALEKFSKKHGIGICTIEDLIEYRMRTESFVQRSAETTIPTSVAGDFKAVVFENDVDRLLHIAMVKGDIDSKKPVLVRVHSECLTGDIFGSMRCDCGPQLHRAMKMIEQEGCGVLLYIRQEGRGIGLVNKLRAYALQDEGLDTVEANEKLGFKPDMRNYGIGAQILVDLGVRKMKLMTNNPKKMVGLDGYGLKIVEQVPIEIPANEHNKCYLECKKLKMGHLLNVDAAP, encoded by the coding sequence ATGCCACATTTGAAAATAGAAAAGGCCATTCAAGATATTCAAGACGGTAAAATGGTCATCCTGGTGGATGATGAAGACCGCGAAAATGAGGGTGATCTATGCATGGCCGCCGAGAAGGTAACACCAGAAGCCATCAATTTTATGGCCAAGTACGGACGGGGTCTCATTTGTCTGGCAATGACCCCCGAAAAATGTGATTCGCTTGATTTGCCGCCCATGGTTGACAACAATCAGTCTCCATTCGGAACCGGTTTTACCGTTTCGATTGAAGCCCGCTGCGGGGTCAGTACCGGTATTTCGGCTCATGATCGTGCAACCACCATTTTGACTGCTGTTGCCGCTGATTGTCAGCCCCGTGACCTGGTGCGTCCGGGCCATATATTTCCGCTCAGAGCCAAAGCCGGCGGCGTTATTGTGCGAGCCGGGCAGACAGAGGGCTCCGTGGACCTTGCCCGTCTGGCCGGCCTGACCTCTGCCGGCGTTATTTGTGAAGTAATGGACGATGACGGGACAATGGCGCGGATGCCGGCTCTGGAAAAATTCAGCAAAAAACATGGCATCGGCATTTGTACCATTGAAGATCTGATTGAATACCGCATGCGGACCGAATCCTTTGTGCAAAGATCGGCCGAAACAACCATACCCACGTCTGTGGCAGGTGATTTTAAAGCCGTCGTTTTTGAAAATGATGTCGATAGGCTTCTGCATATTGCGATGGTCAAAGGTGACATTGATTCTAAAAAACCGGTCCTGGTGCGGGTGCATTCCGAGTGCCTGACCGGCGATATTTTCGGTTCCATGCGCTGTGATTGCGGGCCTCAGCTGCACCGGGCGATGAAGATGATTGAACAGGAAGGTTGTGGCGTTCTGCTTTATATCCGGCAGGAAGGCCGCGGTATCGGCCTGGTGAATAAGTTAAGGGCCTATGCACTGCAAGACGAAGGTCTGGATACCGTTGAAGCCAATGAAAAACTGGGCTTTAAACCGGACATGCGCAATTACGGTATTGGCGCCCAAATATTGGTTGACCTGGGTGTGCGCAAAATGAAACTTATGACCAATAATCCCAAAAAGATGGTGGGATTAGACGGTTATGGGCTTAAAATAGTCGAGCAGGTTCCGATTGAAATTCCAGCGAATGAACACAACAAATGCTACCTTGAATGTAAAAAATTGAAAATGGGGCATTTGCTGAATGTGGATGCAGCACCTTAG
- the ribE gene encoding 6,7-dimethyl-8-ribityllumazine synthase — MAKTLEAHLNAEGKKFALVVSRFNDFITDKLLSGALDALVRSGAKDTDIQIVKVPGAFEIPLVAKKMANPKKVNAIICLGAVIRGATPHFDYVSAEVSKGIAQVSLDSEVPIIFGIVTTDTIEQAIERAGTKAGNKGWSAAMAAVEMANLLEAVG; from the coding sequence ATGGCCAAGACTCTTGAAGCTCACTTAAATGCCGAAGGTAAAAAGTTTGCCCTTGTTGTCAGTCGGTTTAACGATTTTATAACCGATAAACTGCTAAGTGGTGCCTTGGATGCACTGGTGCGCTCAGGGGCCAAAGACACTGACATTCAGATTGTCAAAGTCCCAGGCGCTTTTGAGATCCCGCTGGTTGCCAAAAAAATGGCAAACCCCAAAAAGGTGAATGCCATCATCTGTCTGGGGGCTGTTATCCGGGGCGCAACCCCCCATTTTGACTATGTCAGCGCTGAAGTGTCCAAAGGTATTGCCCAGGTCAGCCTTGATTCTGAAGTGCCGATTATTTTTGGCATCGTCACCACTGACACCATCGAGCAAGCCATCGAGCGAGCCGGCACCAAAGCTGGTAATAAGGGTTGGAGCGCAGCCATGGCAGCTGTTGAAATGGCGAATTTGCTTGAGGCTGTGGGATAG
- the nusB gene encoding transcription antitermination factor NusB: protein MGTRRRARELAMQALFYMDTQQNGSPQMLERFCENFALPQKVRPFFMQLVNGVLAAQDQIDAIIERYSENWKVRRMACVDRNVMRVAVFEMLFCPDIPPKVSINEAIDVAKKFGTEESGAFINGIVDRIRIAAEKGEIKTDKPEETTNNSS from the coding sequence ATGGGGACCCGTCGCCGAGCCCGAGAGCTGGCCATGCAGGCGCTCTTTTATATGGATACCCAACAGAACGGTTCCCCGCAGATGCTGGAACGTTTCTGTGAGAATTTTGCCCTGCCGCAAAAGGTAAGGCCATTTTTTATGCAGTTGGTAAATGGGGTTTTGGCAGCTCAAGATCAGATCGACGCCATCATAGAGCGATATTCCGAGAATTGGAAAGTGCGGCGAATGGCCTGTGTAGACCGCAATGTCATGCGGGTGGCGGTATTTGAAATGCTGTTTTGCCCCGATATTCCGCCAAAGGTATCCATCAACGAAGCCATAGATGTGGCGAAAAAATTCGGCACCGAGGAATCCGGAGCGTTTATCAATGGAATTGTCGACCGTATCCGCATCGCAGCCGAAAAGGGAGAAATCAAGACGGACAAACCAGAAGAAACAACAAACAATTCTTCCTAA